A genome region from Populus alba chromosome 3, ASM523922v2, whole genome shotgun sequence includes the following:
- the LOC118035435 gene encoding uncharacterized protein codes for MAEEAGFTTSSPRNRVKFLCSYGGKILPRAVDGHLKYIGGETRVIAIPRDITFSEFTKKLSAEFEGDVVLKYQVLPEELDVLVSVKSDEDLKHMLDEYNRHESAGTPKFRAFLFPSNPAAVEKTTPMDPCAPEQRYLDSINGMFRTTANFKLPPINANWSSSSVSASSSPKCISPEGNTFDSAPHEPTCVNNHLVSRKLMTRVHSSPSLCNLNSPHHQSNNLNNHHLYQHHHHYYPHNQQHHPHGHQPSRPPHEPNRLSPSSLGRPEFGRAPTGIGLHQYYFSRHNFGGGNSSKKGHYDENPSYGLRTADRSGSLPQSPGNRIVE; via the exons ATGGCGGAGGAAGCTGGTTTTACTACGTCGTCGCCGAGGAACAGAGTGAAGTTCTTGTGTAGCTATGGCGGAAAAATCTTGCCGAGAGCCGTTGATGGCCACCTCAAGTACATCGGCGGTGAGACGCGTGTCATTGCCATTCCTCGCGACATCACCTTCTCAG AGTTTACAAAGAAGCTTAGTGCAGAGTTCGAAGGAGACGTGGTCCTGAAGTACCAGGTTCTACCTGAAGAACTTGACGTTTTGGTGTCTGTAAAAAGTGACGAGGATCTGAAGCATATGCTTGATGAATATAACCGTCATGAAAGCGCAGGAACTCCAAAGTTCCGGGCCTTCTTGTTCCCTTCAAATCCTGCTGCAGTAGAAAAAACCACTCCCATGGATCCCTGTGCACCAGAACAACGTTATCTGGATTCTATCAATGGTATGTTTCGTACAACTGCCAATTTTAAACTCCCCCCTATCAACGCAAACTGGTCCTCCTCCAGCGTCTCTGCTAGCTCCTCTCCGAAATGTATTTCTCCAGAAGGCAACACTTTTGATTCCGCGCCTCATGAACCCACCTGTGTGAATAACCATCTTGTTAGTAGAAAGCTTATGACTAGAGTCCATAGCTCTCCAAGTCTATGCAATCTGAACTCCCCCCACCACCAAAGCAATAACCTGAACAATCATCATCTTTATCAGCACCATCACCATTACTATCCACACAACCAGCAACACCATCCTCATGGTCACCAACCTTCAAGACCACCTCATGAACCTAACAGGCTATCACCATCATCACTGGGACGGCCTGAATTTGGGAGAGCTCCTACCGGTATTGGCCTCCATCAATACTACTTCAGTAGACACAATTTTGGGGGTGGAAACTCCAGCAAAAAAGGGCACTATGATGAGAACCCTTCTTATGGGCTTAGGACAGCTGATAGATCAGGCAGTCTTCCCCAGAGCCCCGGTAATAGAATTGTGGAGTAG
- the LOC118035434 gene encoding stromal 70 kDa heat shock-related protein, chloroplastic: protein MASSTAQIHVLGGGGRIGGTSSIKPRFSFAPRSSVFFGQNLRGTTATSLKHTNNTSRRRYSTGPVRVVNEKVVGIDLGTTNSAVAAMEGGKPTIVTNAEGQRTTPSVVAYTKNGDRLVGQIAKRQAVVNPENTFFSVKRFIGRKMSEVDEESKQVSYRVVRDENGNVKLECPAIGKQFAAEEISAQVLRKLVDDASKFLNDKVTKAVVTVPAYFNDSQRTATKDAGRIAGLEVLRIINEPTAASLAYGFERKNNETILVFDLGGGTFDVSVLEVGDGVFEVLSTSGDTHLGGDDFDKRVVDWLAGDFKRDEGIDLLKDKQALQRLTETAEKAKMELSSLTQTNISLPFITATADGPKHIETTLTRAKFEELCSDLLDRLKTPVENSLRDAKLSFKDLDEVILVGGSTRIPAVQGLVKKLTGKDPNVTVNPDEVVALGAAVQAGVLAGDVSDIVLLDVTPLSIGLETLGGVMTKIIPRNTTLPTSKSEVFSTAADGQTSVEINVLQGEREFVRDNKSLGSFRLDGIPPAPRGVPQIEVKFDIDANGILSVTAIDKGTGKKQDITITGASTLPSDEVERMVSEAERFAKEDKEKRDAIDTKNQADSVVYQTEKQLKELGEKVPAPVKEKVEAKLQELKDAIAGGSTQVMKDAMTALNQEVMQLGQSLYNQPGAAPGAGPAPGSEAGPTDSSSKGPDGDVIDADFTDSK, encoded by the exons ATGGCTTCTTCAACTGCCCAGATTCACGTTCTTGGCGGCGGCGGCCGAATTGGTGGAACATCTTCGATAAAACCGAGGTTTTCTTTTGCGCCAAGATCATCAGTATTCTTTGGTCAGAACCTTAGAGGAACCACAGCTACTTCCTTAAAACATACAAATAACACTTCAAGAAGAAGGTATAGTACAGGCCCAGTTAGGGTAGTGAATGAGAAAGTAGTTGGGATTGATCTGGGGACCACCAATTCGGCGGTGGCGGCGATGGAAGGAGGGAAACCCACGATAGTTACGAACGCGGAGGGGCAGAGGACTACGCCATCGGTTGTGGCGTATACAAAAAATGGGGATAGGCTCGTGGGGCAGATTGCTAAAAGGCAGGCGGTGGTGAACCCGGAAAACACCTTCTTTTCGGTGAAGAGGTTTATTGGGAGGAAGATGAGTGAAGTAGATGAGGAGTCTAAACAAGTTTCTTATAGGGTTGTGAGGGATGAGAATGGAAATGTGAAATTGGAGTGTCCTGCTATTGGGAAACAGTTTGCTGCTGAGGAGATTTCAGCTCAG GTTTTGAGAAAGCTTGTGGATGATGCTTCAAAGTTTTTGAATGACAAAGTGACCAAAGCAGTTGTTACTGTGCCTGCTTACTTCAACGATTCCCAAAGGACAGCAACAAAGGATGCTGGCCGCATTGCTGGGCTGGAGGTTCTTCGAATCATCAATGAACCGACTGCTGCATCATTAGCATATGGATTTGAAAGGAAGAACAATGAAACCATTCTAGTATTTGACCTTGGTGGTGGTACTTTTGATGTTTCAG TGCTGGAGGTTGGTGATGGAGTCTTCGAAGTGCTTTCTACTTCAGGAGATACACATTTGGGTGGTGATGATTTTGACAAG AGAGTTGTTGATTGGCTTGCTGGTGACTTTAAGAGAGATGAAGGTATTGATCTCTTGAAAGATAAACAAGCACTTCAGCGGCTAACTGAGACAGCTGAGAAAGCTAAGATGGAGCTGTCTTCTTTGACTCAGACAAACATCAG TTTGCCTTTCATCACTGCTACTGCAGATGGCCCCAAGCACATTGAGACCACCCTGACAAGGGCCAAGTTTGAGGAGCTATGCTCTGATTTGCTTGACAG GCTTAAAACCCCAGTTGAGAACTCCTTGAGGGATGCCAAACTGTCCTTTAAGGATCTAGATGAAGTGATCCTTGTTGGTGGATCAACACGAATTCCAGCTGTACAGGGGCTTGTAAAGAAGTTAACCGGGAAGGACCCCAATGTCACTGTCAATCCAGATGAAGTTGTTGCCCTAGGTGCTGCAGTTCAG GCTGGTGTCTTGGCTGGAGATGTCAGTGACATTGTGCTGCTGGATGTGACTCCATTATCTATTGGTCTGGAAACTCTAGGAGGTGTTATGACAAAAATCATCCCAAGAAACACCACTCTTCCAACCTCCAAGTCAGAGGTGTTCTCAACTGCTGCTGATGGACAGACTAGTGTAGAAATCAATGTTCTCCAGGGTGAAAGAGAGTTTGTGAGGGACAACAAATCTCTTGGCAGCTTCCGCCTGGATGGTATCCCACCAGCTCCGAGAGGGGTTCCTCAGATTGAAGTGAAGTTTGACATTGATGCCAATGGTATTCTCTCCGTCACTGCCATCGACAAAGGCACAGGGAAGAAGCAAGACATCACCATTACTGGTGCTAGCACCTTACCTAGTGATGAG GTTGAGAGGATGGTCAGCGAAGCTGAGAGGTTTGCAAAGGAAGACAAGGAGAAGAGAGATGCCATTGACACAAAGAACCAGGCAGATTCTGTTGTCTACCAGACTGAGAAGCAGCTTAAGGAGCTAGGGGAGAAGGTTCCAGCCCCTGTCAAAGAGAAGGTTGAGGCGAAGCTCCAAGAGCTCAAGGATGCAATTGCAGGTGGATCAACTCAAGTGATGAAAGATGCCATGACTGCCCTCAATCAAGAAGTCATGCAACTTGGCCAATCCCTTTACAACCAACCAGGTGCAGCGCCCGGTGCCGGCCCTGCCCCTGGCAGTGAAGCTGGACCCACAGATTCATCAAGCAAGGGACCTGATGGAGATGTCATTGATGCAGATTTCACAGACAGCAAATGA
- the LOC118035404 gene encoding shaggy-related protein kinase kappa — MSSASLGNGGVGSSRSVNGFKSSSSSVDWLGREMLEMRLRDKVDHDEGRDSEPDIIDGVGAEAGHVIRTTIGGRNGQSRQTVSYIAEHVVGTGSFGVVVQAKCRETGEIVAIKKVLQDKRYKNRELQIMQMLDHPNIVALKHCFFSTTDKEELYLNLVLEYVPETVNRIARTYSRSNQRMPLIYVKLYTYQICRALAYIHNCIGICHRDIKPQNLLVNPSTHQLKLCDFGSAKVLVKGEPNVSYICSRYYRAPELIFGATEYTTAIDIWSTGCVMAELLLGQPLFPGESGVDQLVEIIKVLGTPTREEIKCMNPNYTEFKFPQIKPHPWHKVFQKRLPPEAVDLVCRFFQYSPNLRCTALEACIHPFFDELRDPATRLPNGRPLPPLFNFKPQELSGIPTDIVNRLIPDYARKQNLFMALHT; from the exons ATGTCGTCTGCCAGCTTAGGAAATGGGGGGGTTGGAAGTTCCAGGTCCGTTAATGGTTTCAAAAGTTCGTCTAGTTCTGTGGATTGGCTGGGCAGAGAGATGCTTGAGATGAGATTGAGAGACAAGGTGGACCATGATGAGGGCAGA GATAGTGAACCCGATATAATTGATGGTGTTGGTGCAGAAGCGGGACATGTCATCAGGACTACTATTGGTGGCCGAAATGGTCAATCTAGGCAG ACCGTCAGTTATATAGCAGAACATGTGGTTGGAACTGGTTCTTTTGGTGTTGTCGTTCAA GCGAAATGTAGGGAAACTGGAGAAATCGTCGCCATCAAGAAAGTTCTTCAAGACAAGCGCTACAAGAACAGGGAGTTACAGATTATGCAGATGTTGGACCATCCAAATATTGTAGCTCTTAAACACTGCTTCTTTTCTACAACAGACAAGGAAGAGCTCTACCTAAATCTTGTTCTTGAATATGTTCCTGAAACTGTTAATCGTATTGCTAGGACCTACAGCAGGAGCAACCAACGAATGCCTCTAATATATGTTAAACTCTACACCTATCAG ATATGTAGGGCGCTTGCCTATATACACAACTGCATTGGTATCTGTCACCGTGACATCAAGCCTCAAAACTTACTG GTGAATCCATCCACACATCAGCTGAAACTTTGTGATTTTGGGAGTGCTAAAGTGCTG GTGAAAGGTGAGCCAAATGTATCTTACATCTGCTCAAGATACTATCGTGCTCCAGAGCTGATTTTTGGTGCTACTGAGTACACAACTGCTATTGATATATGGTCTACTGGTTGCGTGATGGCCGAGTTGCTACTTGGGCAG CCTTTGTTTCCGGGAGAAAGTGGAGTTGACCAGCTAGTTGAGATCATTAAG GTTTTGGGAACACCAACCAGGGAGGAGATAAAGTGCATGAACCCAAACTACACAGAATTTAAGTTCCCACAGATTAAGCCTCATCCATGGCACAAA GTCTTCCAAAAGCGCTTACCCCCAGAAGCAGTGGACCTTGTCTGTAGATTTTTCCAGTACTCTCCTAATCTGCGATGCACTGCA CTGGAAGCTTGCATTCACCCGTTCTTTGATGAATTGAGAGATCCAGCCACCCGCCTTCCAAATGGCCGCCCTCTTCCTCcactatttaattttaaacctcaAG AGCTCTCAGGCATACCAACTGATATTGTCAATAGGCTCATTCCGGATTATGCTCGTAAACAGAACTTATTCATGGCTTTGCACACCTAG
- the LOC118035432 gene encoding cytochrome P450 81Q32 → MENTLLCSVILFDLVLVLSINLLLRTRKQRKNLPPSPLSLPIIGHFHLLKQPIHRTLEALSQKYGPVFSLKFGSRLAIIVSSPSGVEECLIKKDVVFANRPHVLIGRILNYNNTTMGTADYGDHWRNLRRISAIEIFSSTRLNAFLGMRKDEVKLLLSRLYRVSIHGFAKVELRPLLFDLTSNIMMRMIAGKRYYGEGVHEVDKAREFREMMEEFIHYSGAATAGDFLPFLQWLDLNGYVNKLDRLSKRMDAFFQGLIDEHRVDRNRNTMISHFLTLQESQPEYYTDEIIKGHVLTLLVAGIESTATSLEWAMANLLNQPEVLKKAKDELDTQVGQDELIDESDLPKLHYLHDIISENLRLYPVAPLLVPHMSSADSTVGGYDVPARTVLFINAWAIHRDLTLWDEPTSFKPERFENGRVDQAYKLMPFGLGRRACPGDGLANRVMALTLGSLIQCFEWKRVSEKEIDMAEFTTITICKAEPLVVMCKARPILDNALSRA, encoded by the exons ATGGAAAACACCTTACTATGCTCAGTAATCCTATTCGATTTGGTCCTCGTTCTTTCCATCAACTTGCTGCTACGAACAAGAAAGCAACGCAAGAATCTCCCACCAAGCCCACTTTCTCTTCCGATTATAGGACATTTTCATCTTCTCAAGCAGCCCATCCACCGAACCCTTGAAGCTCTCTCGCAAAAATACGGTCCAGTCTTCTCTCTCAAATTCGGATCCCGCCTTGCCATCATCGTGTCATCCCCTTCAGGCGTGGAAGAATGCTTAATCAAGAAGGACGTAGTTTTTGCCAACCGCCCCCATGTTTTGATTGGAAGAATCTTGAACTACAACAACACTACCATGGGCACAGCTGACTATGGTGATCACTGGCGCAACCTTCGCCGCATAAGTGCTATAGAGATCTTCTCGTCAACTCGTCTCAACGCTTTTCTGGGCATGCGAAAAGATGAAGTCAAGCTCTTGCTGAGCAGACTGTACCGCGTTTCAATTCATGGCTTTGCCAAGGTAGAGCTAAGGCCCCTGCTTTTTGACCTGACGAGTAATATAATGATGAGAATGATTGCAGGGAAGAGATATTATGGTGAAGGAGTGCACGAAGTAGACAAGGCAAGGGAATTTAGAGAGATGATGGAAGAGTTTATTCATTATAGCGGGGCGGCAACTGCTGGGGATTTTCTTCCCTTCTTGCAATGGCTTGATTTGAATGGATATGTGAACAAGTTGGATAGACTTAGTAAAAGGATGGATGCGTTCTTCCAAGGACTGATTGATGAGCATCGAGTTGACAGGAACAGAAACACCATGATAAGTCATTTTCTTACCTTGCAGGAATCGCAACCTGAATACTACACAGACGAAATCATCAAAGGTCATGTTCTG ACGTTGTTGGTCGCGGGGATAGAATCAACTGCTACATCGTTGGAATGGGCAATGGCGAATCTGCTAAACCAACCAGAAGTGTTGAAGAAAGCTAAAGATGAATTAGACACTCAGGTTGGCCAAGATGAGTTGATAGACGAGTCAGATCTTCCAAAACTACATTATCTTCATGATATCATCTCCGAGAACTTGCGTTTATATCCAGTAGCTCCACTGCTAGTGCCTCATATGTCATCCGCAGACTCCACTGTTGGAGGTTACGACGTGCCTGCTCGTACAGTGTTGTTTATAAATGCATGGGCCATTCATAGAGACCTTACGTTGTGGGATGAGCCAACAAGTTTTAAGCCTGAAAGATTTGAAAATGGAAGAGTTGATCAAGCATACAAGCTCATGCCCTTTGGTCTGGGAAGGAGAGCTTGTCCTGGGGATGGCCTTGCAAACCGAGTGATGGCTTTAACTTTGGGCTCTTTGATTCAGTGCTTCGAGTGGAAGAGAGTGAGTGAAAAGGAAATCGACATGGCTGAGTTCACTACGATAACTATATGCAAAGCTGAACCTTTAGTGGTGATGTGCAAAGCTCGCCCAATTCTAGACAATGCTCTCTCTCGAGCTTGA